GCAGATTCCTTCAATAATATAATGAATTGATTACCTAGTGGTGGAATCGCTCTTCGCATAGCTTGAGGTAAAATTACTCTGCGCATCCCCAACGTCTGGGACATCCCTAACGAACGAGCCGCCTCCATTTGACCACGATCGATTGACTGAATTGCACCTCGGAAAATTTCAGAAATATACGCTCCGTTATGGACAGCTAAAGCTAATACACCCGCCCAAAAAGAAGGCAGCGTTAGGAACGAAGAAATACCAAAATATAAAATAAAAATTTGAACAATCATCGGTGTACCACGAATAATGGCTAAATACACTGCCGCAAAATATTTCAGCACTTTTATTTTTGACATATTAAAAAAGGCAATAATTAACCCGACAATACTACCTAAAACTAATGAACAAATCGTTACTGAAAGTGTTACCCATAGTGCATCAAAAAGCATTTTATAATTCGATTGAAAAATTTCTAACATCTATTCACCCACTCTGTTGTCATCATTGTTGTAAGGTAACGGAGAAATGTTTTCTCCGTTATTCATTTACTAACTCTTTCGTCCATTAAGTTAAAGCCAAACCATTTTTCACTGATCTTTGCATATGTTCCATCCGCAATTAGTTGTGCTAATGCTATATTTAACTTTTCTTTTAATTCCACATTTTTCTTATTAACTGCAATTGCTTGTTCATTTACTGCTAATAAATCCCCAACAGCTTTAACTGGTATTTTCGCTTCATCGATAGCAAGCTGTGCAAAAATATTATCTGCCACAACAGCATCTAACCGACCTGTCTTAATATCCATCAATGCTGCAACATCACCTTGCGGATAAGTTATAACATTTTCCTTAGCCGTTAATTTTAACGCATCTGTTTCATAATTTGTGGCAGGTACAGCACCAATTACTTTGCCCTCTGCATCTGCTCCTGATTTAATCGTCGTATTATTTTCAGCTACAAATAGTTGTGAGCCTGAACGATAGTAAGTATCTGTGAAGCTAACAACCTTTAAGCGCTCCTCAGTGACTGTCATACTCCCTAAAATCGCATCAAATTTATCGTCTAAAAGACCTTGTATAATAGATTCAAATGTAAAAGTCATAGGGACAGGTTTCATGCCCATTTTTTCAGCTAACGCTTCTCCAAGTTCTACATCAAACCCTACTAACTCACCATTTTCCTTATAGTTAAATGGCTTATAAATTCCACTCATTGCATAAACAAATTCCTCTTGTTCAGTACCTGAAGATGCTGCTTTTTTTGGTTCTTCATTTGAACTACAGCCTACTAAAAGACCTACCCCTAATGTTAAAGTTGCTAATAATGCTTTAAGCTTGAACCGTTTCATGTTTACTACCCCCTATGTGTAAAATTCTATTTAAAAATTGCTTCGTTCGTTCATTTTTTGGATTATCAAAGAAAGTATCTGGATGACCTTCTTCTAAAATTTGTCCACCTTCCAAAAAGACGATATGATTCCCTACTTCACGCGCAAAGCCCATTTCATGCGTCACAATAACCATCGTCATACCATCATTAGCAAGCTGCTTCATAACTTGTAGTACCTCCCCAACTAACTCTGGATCTAATGCAGAGGTTGGTTCATCAAATAACATCACTTTTGGCTCCATCGCTAATGCACGTGCAATGGCTACCCGTTGCTTTTGACCGCCCGATAAACTATCAGGGTACATTCCCGCCTTATCACGTAACCCTACTTTTTCAAGTAAATCATATGCATAAGCAGTTGCTTTTTCTTTTGACTGCTTTTTTACAAAGATTGGTGCTTCTATTATGTTTTCAAGTACTGTCCGATGAGGGAAAAGATTAAAATGCTGGAACACCATACCTACCTCAGCTCGAATTTTATTTAAATCAGTTTTTGTAGCCTGTATGGCCTGTCCTTCAATACTTATTTGTCCTTCGTCATATAACTCTAAAAAGTTTAAACAACGTAACAATGTGCTTTTTCCTGAACCACTCGCTCCAATTAATACAACAACATCCCCTTGCTGTACTTGTAAATCTACCCCCTTTAAAACTTGTAAGGGGCCAAAGGATTTTTTTAAATTGTTGACTTGAATCATTGCTGTCACCCTTCCTGCAAACACTTCGTTCTCATTCGACATTTCACTGTTTTAATTGGTGTTACTCGACTTTTTTGTCTACTATTATATATTTTGATATTTTTCTACTAAGTTAAAGACTCCCCCTCATTCATAATCCCCTTGCACATTTGTTAAATATATCAATTATCTGAAAACACTAAATTGCTAAATAATTAATATACTTTTAATTAAACCGTAATAATATTGTTGAAAAAAGGGCTATTATTAGACAAAATAGTATCTTTTTTTAATATGTTAGTCCCTTACACTTACTTAAAGTATCAATTTTCAACATTTAGGATTCATAAACTTTATAAATAGAGTATGATAAAAAGTAATTATTTTAATATTTCTAATTATTTAAAAGGTGATGATTTGCGATGTATAAACTATTAATTGCTGACGATGAGTTTGAAATTCGTAATGGCTTAAGCAGTTATTTTCCATGGGAAGAAATTGGTTTTGAAATAGTTGGTGCAGTTGAAAATGGTATAGAGGCTTTAGCTTTTATTAATAACCATCATGTCGACGTGTTACTCACGGATATAAGAATGTCAGAGCTAACAGGAATCGAAATTGCTAAACAGCTCGATGAACAAAAATCACCAATCCATGTCGTATTTTTAAGTGGTTACAAAGAT
The genomic region above belongs to Lysinibacillus sp. FSL W8-0992 and contains:
- a CDS encoding amino acid ABC transporter permease → MLEIFQSNYKMLFDALWVTLSVTICSLVLGSIVGLIIAFFNMSKIKVLKYFAAVYLAIIRGTPMIVQIFILYFGISSFLTLPSFWAGVLALAVHNGAYISEIFRGAIQSIDRGQMEAARSLGMSQTLGMRRVILPQAMRRAIPPLGNQFIILLKESALVAYIGMSDLWSTTLAIAGANYRPLETYMVTGAFYLILVLAFTFIFNRMEKRLNLQTRH
- a CDS encoding transporter substrate-binding domain-containing protein, whose amino-acid sequence is MKRFKLKALLATLTLGVGLLVGCSSNEEPKKAASSGTEQEEFVYAMSGIYKPFNYKENGELVGFDVELGEALAEKMGMKPVPMTFTFESIIQGLLDDKFDAILGSMTVTEERLKVVSFTDTYYRSGSQLFVAENNTTIKSGADAEGKVIGAVPATNYETDALKLTAKENVITYPQGDVAALMDIKTGRLDAVVADNIFAQLAIDEAKIPVKAVGDLLAVNEQAIAVNKKNVELKEKLNIALAQLIADGTYAKISEKWFGFNLMDERVSK
- a CDS encoding amino acid ABC transporter ATP-binding protein — protein: MIQVNNLKKSFGPLQVLKGVDLQVQQGDVVVLIGASGSGKSTLLRCLNFLELYDEGQISIEGQAIQATKTDLNKIRAEVGMVFQHFNLFPHRTVLENIIEAPIFVKKQSKEKATAYAYDLLEKVGLRDKAGMYPDSLSGGQKQRVAIARALAMEPKVMLFDEPTSALDPELVGEVLQVMKQLANDGMTMVIVTHEMGFAREVGNHIVFLEGGQILEEGHPDTFFDNPKNERTKQFLNRILHIGGSKHETVQA